The Psychrosphaera ytuae genome includes a region encoding these proteins:
- the murQ gene encoding N-acetylmuramic acid 6-phosphate etherase → MKYIIAIDGGGSKTLGHVYPSDAFSPFTQEHSTDSALLKGEITPICSYRSGASSLSADFTQSINTLVELIDCLIDQVSESITNGPMPDFVVSLGLAGAGSKALTQKALTALQSELFKRDSAVCQLILMEDSVSSLLGATLIAHSKLIHSESVRLVTLGTGSFVATYHQDSTVHFTGGWGFPIGDEGGGARLGQLAVRAYLQYLDKYQASNSNDAKLSENPSDFINDLATSLGKNRTDVLAWLSNAKQSDYAQLAPLVVDAINLPSPCSNAQYVWQQHLQLVRELLPTTNSNTFVTGGLAKATLEYLQDMGCGSLTYLPQPSITGAAFAACLFGPWQVQADKYYQLRNDFKQFVSTLSVDSNALTTSYSHSQSLQSDVSSSDSTDSSESRLTPLEQLVSESRNPNSMTLDEMNSEQIVHLMNQEDNQIAESLKPVLPQIGLAIDLIVTQLKLGGRLIYMGAGTSGRLGVLDAVECPPTFSTKSEQVIGLIAGGNTAMFKAVEGAEDNEQMGKDDLHHLRLTPNDVVVGIAASGRTPYVIGGIEYANQIGAPTITVTCNPTATLNQLSSVAIAANVGPEILTGSTRLKAGTAQKLILNRLSTGSLVQLGKCYENLMVDVNVSNNKLTLRAIRIIEQALKCDKQRAEQLLEQSDNNVKLAILMGKLNLTKSQAEQRLENANGFLRLAEKHSGDTPEDVKEMTDN, encoded by the coding sequence ATGAAATATATCATTGCGATAGACGGCGGAGGTAGCAAAACCCTTGGCCACGTGTACCCAAGCGATGCGTTCAGTCCATTCACCCAAGAACACAGTACCGATAGCGCCTTACTCAAAGGTGAAATAACCCCAATTTGTTCGTATCGGTCAGGTGCAAGTAGCTTATCGGCAGATTTTACGCAAAGTATCAATACCCTTGTTGAGTTGATTGACTGTCTTATCGACCAGGTCAGTGAGTCAATAACTAACGGACCAATGCCCGATTTTGTTGTTTCTCTCGGACTCGCTGGTGCCGGTTCCAAAGCCTTGACTCAAAAAGCACTGACTGCTCTGCAATCTGAACTGTTCAAACGCGACAGTGCTGTGTGTCAGCTGATATTAATGGAAGACTCGGTATCTAGCTTACTAGGAGCAACCTTGATCGCTCATTCAAAGCTGATCCATTCCGAATCCGTTCGCTTAGTCACCTTAGGTACAGGTTCTTTTGTTGCCACCTATCACCAAGACTCAACGGTCCATTTTACTGGTGGCTGGGGTTTTCCTATTGGCGATGAAGGCGGTGGTGCACGTCTAGGTCAATTAGCAGTTAGGGCTTATTTGCAATATTTAGACAAATACCAAGCAAGCAATAGTAACGACGCCAAACTATCAGAAAACCCTTCTGATTTTATCAACGATTTAGCGACCTCTCTTGGTAAAAATCGCACCGATGTACTTGCCTGGTTGAGCAACGCCAAACAAAGTGATTATGCGCAGCTCGCGCCTTTAGTGGTTGATGCTATCAACTTACCGTCACCGTGCTCAAATGCGCAGTATGTCTGGCAGCAGCATTTACAATTAGTGAGAGAATTATTACCTACGACAAACTCAAACACCTTTGTGACCGGGGGCTTGGCAAAAGCGACACTGGAATACTTACAAGACATGGGCTGTGGCTCTCTTACCTATTTGCCCCAACCTTCGATTACAGGGGCCGCATTCGCCGCATGTTTATTTGGACCATGGCAAGTACAAGCAGACAAATACTATCAGCTTCGAAATGACTTTAAGCAATTTGTTTCAACCTTGTCAGTTGATTCAAATGCATTGACGACCTCTTATTCACACAGCCAATCATTGCAGAGCGATGTTAGTTCATCTGACTCAACTGATTCTTCTGAGTCAAGGCTTACTCCACTTGAGCAACTCGTTTCCGAGTCTCGAAATCCTAATTCGATGACCCTTGATGAAATGAATAGTGAACAAATTGTCCACTTGATGAACCAAGAAGATAACCAAATCGCTGAGAGTCTAAAACCCGTCTTACCCCAAATTGGTCTTGCGATTGATCTCATCGTAACTCAACTCAAACTCGGTGGAAGATTAATTTATATGGGCGCAGGTACCAGCGGTCGTCTTGGTGTACTTGATGCAGTAGAGTGCCCACCAACCTTTAGCACCAAGTCTGAACAAGTTATTGGCTTAATAGCTGGCGGTAATACTGCCATGTTCAAAGCCGTCGAAGGCGCTGAAGACAACGAACAAATGGGCAAAGACGACTTGCACCATTTGCGCTTAACGCCGAATGACGTTGTCGTTGGCATTGCTGCAAGTGGCCGAACACCTTACGTCATTGGAGGCATAGAATATGCTAACCAAATCGGTGCACCAACCATAACTGTTACATGTAACCCGACAGCAACACTTAACCAACTGAGTAGCGTCGCCATTGCCGCCAACGTAGGACCAGAAATACTCACAGGCTCTACTCGACTAAAAGCGGGTACCGCTCAAAAGCTTATCCTCAATCGACTAAGTACTGGCTCTCTAGTGCAACTTGGCAAGTGTTACGAAAACCTCATGGTCGACGTAAATGTGTCTAACAACAAACTAACATTACGAGCAATTCGAATCATAGAACAAGCTTTGAAATGTGATAAACAGCGCGCCGAGCAGCTACTCGAGCAAAGTGATAACAACGTTAAGCTTGCGATTTTAATGGGCAAGCTCAACCTGACTAAATCACAAGCCGAGCAACGACTAGAAAACGCCAATGGTTTTTTGAGACTGGCCGAAAAACACAGCGGTGACACCCCTGAAGACGTTAAAGAAATGACGGATAACTAA
- a CDS encoding exo-beta-N-acetylmuramidase NamZ family protein — MLRALFVMAFFVTSWGVVGIAMPTSANDTPLLTGAEQPHLYLPLIKNKRVGLVVNQTSIITKGQIPNQHLVDELLKNQVQVVRLFAPEHGIRGTLSAGETFNSSVDPVTGLPIVSIYGRSKRPNREVIEDLDVLIFDIQDVGARFYTYINSLFYMMQAAQQANIEFVVLDRPNPHISTVSGPMLDAKFRSFVGLLPIPMVHGMTVGEIAKMAVGEDWLNSIDPLLIEGSTPQSSDKSKLKLTVIPVRNYTRSTEYTLPVAPSPNLPNQQAIRLYPSLCLFEATPISIGRGTDFPFQVIGHHQAHSGDFEFTPEVKPLAAKNPKLKGIKLTGQDLRSTEIEHLNLSYLLDWYKQFERYNLSVENLEQKDTLTFFSRADFFDKLAGTDQLRKQIEKGMSEQEIKVSWQPALDVFERQRQPYLLYP, encoded by the coding sequence ATCCTTAGAGCTTTGTTTGTTATGGCTTTTTTTGTGACCAGCTGGGGTGTTGTAGGTATAGCAATGCCTACTTCTGCCAATGACACACCTCTTTTAACAGGTGCAGAACAACCTCACTTATACCTGCCGCTTATCAAAAACAAACGCGTGGGTCTTGTTGTTAACCAAACATCCATCATTACCAAAGGTCAAATTCCAAACCAGCATTTGGTCGACGAGTTGTTAAAAAACCAAGTACAAGTCGTCAGACTATTTGCCCCTGAGCACGGTATCCGCGGTACCCTAAGTGCTGGTGAAACCTTTAACTCGAGTGTTGACCCTGTTACTGGACTTCCTATCGTTTCTATTTATGGTCGTTCAAAACGCCCTAATCGAGAGGTGATTGAAGATCTTGATGTGTTGATTTTTGACATTCAAGACGTCGGTGCGCGCTTTTATACATACATAAACAGCTTGTTTTATATGATGCAAGCGGCGCAACAAGCAAATATCGAGTTTGTTGTTTTGGACCGACCTAACCCACACATCAGTACCGTTTCTGGGCCTATGCTCGATGCAAAATTTCGGTCTTTTGTCGGCTTGTTACCGATTCCCATGGTGCACGGAATGACGGTGGGTGAAATCGCAAAAATGGCCGTAGGTGAAGACTGGCTAAATTCAATAGACCCCTTGTTAATCGAAGGTTCAACACCTCAATCCAGTGACAAGTCTAAGCTCAAATTAACAGTAATCCCGGTCCGCAATTACACTCGCAGTACTGAATACACCTTACCTGTTGCACCGAGCCCTAATTTACCCAATCAACAAGCAATTAGGCTGTACCCAAGTCTTTGCTTATTTGAGGCGACACCTATAAGCATTGGTCGCGGTACTGATTTTCCGTTTCAAGTTATTGGCCATCACCAAGCGCATAGTGGCGACTTTGAGTTTACCCCAGAAGTAAAGCCACTCGCCGCCAAAAATCCAAAGTTAAAAGGCATAAAGCTAACAGGGCAAGACTTGCGAAGTACTGAGATCGAACACCTCAATTTGAGTTACTTGTTAGATTGGTATAAACAATTTGAGCGGTATAATCTATCGGTCGAAAACCTTGAACAAAAAGATACTTTAACTTTTTTTAGCCGGGCAGATTTTTTTGATAAGTTGGCCGGAACTGACCAACTTCGCAAGCAAATTGAAAAAGGGATGTCGGAACAAGAAATTAAAGTGAGTTGGCAACCGGCACTCGATGTTTTTGAGCGCCAGCGTCAACCTTATCTTTTGTATCCTTGA
- a CDS encoding transglycosylase SLT domain-containing protein, with protein sequence MKKFLIALIFPFLLASCTTPQPKNISNVCEIFKEREDWWDDANDMNDRWGTPIHVVMAMMYQESSFKADAAPPMEYFLGFIPIGRASSAYGYSQAKTGTWDEYKRESGNSWADRDDFEDAVDFMGWYTNKTYRINKVSKWDAKNQYLNYHEGWGGYKRKTYRKKAWLVKVAKKVDARAKRYAQQLRGCEDYLNSSWLWRLMFY encoded by the coding sequence ATGAAAAAGTTTTTAATTGCGCTGATTTTTCCATTTCTACTTGCCTCCTGTACCACCCCTCAACCTAAAAACATTTCAAACGTTTGTGAGATCTTCAAAGAGCGTGAAGATTGGTGGGATGACGCCAATGATATGAATGATCGCTGGGGCACGCCGATCCACGTGGTGATGGCTATGATGTATCAAGAGAGTTCGTTTAAAGCAGATGCCGCACCACCGATGGAATACTTTTTGGGCTTTATTCCAATAGGCCGAGCAAGCTCAGCGTATGGTTATTCACAGGCCAAAACGGGCACTTGGGACGAATACAAAAGAGAATCTGGTAATAGCTGGGCTGACCGAGATGATTTTGAAGATGCCGTTGATTTTATGGGTTGGTATACAAACAAAACCTATCGCATAAATAAGGTGTCTAAGTGGGATGCCAAAAATCAATATCTCAATTATCACGAAGGTTGGGGTGGCTATAAGCGCAAAACTTATCGCAAAAAAGCTTGGTTAGTAAAAGTTGCTAAAAAAGTCGACGCCCGAGCCAAACGCTACGCCCAACAATTACGAGGCTGCGAAGACTACCTTAACTCGAGTTGGTTGTGGCGATTAATGTTTTATTAA
- a CDS encoding S10 family peptidase, whose translation MRTTTVISKKAILKIASFLLLSLCAVANINASEFSRNVDIDNKTTTSHTTKIGGKKIKYTATVGTQPVWDEEGHPTATLFYTYYQRTDIKDTASRPLLISFNGGPGSASVWMHVAYTGPKVLNVDDEGYPLQPYGVKTNPYSVLDVADIVFVNPVNTGYSRVLPNKEGKMPSKAEQKSMFFGVNADIEYLADWVNTFVTRYNRWRSPKYLIGESYGTTRVSGLALELQGRQWMYLNGVVLVSPTDIGIERKGPVKAANRLPYFAAAAWHHKALSSELQDLDLDELLPQVERFTLETYLPALAKGGFISEQEKQAVAEQVSKYSGLSVQEVIRNNLDVSTSYFWKELLRERGQTVGRLDSRYLGIDEKDTGSRPDYYAELTSWLHSFTPAINYYLREELGYVTDVKYNMFGNVHPWDRSNNNTGKNLRLAMAQNPYLNVMVQAGYYDGATNYFDAKYTMWHLDQSGKMKDRLSFKGYRSGHMMYLRYEDLRQSNEDLRQFILNTIPSTTMPAKY comes from the coding sequence ATGCGGACAACAACAGTAATTTCAAAAAAAGCGATACTAAAAATTGCATCATTTCTTCTCCTCAGTCTCTGTGCTGTGGCTAATATCAATGCGTCTGAGTTTTCTCGAAATGTTGATATCGACAACAAAACAACGACGAGTCACACCACTAAAATTGGCGGTAAAAAAATAAAATACACAGCAACAGTGGGTACACAACCTGTCTGGGATGAAGAAGGCCACCCCACCGCAACGCTGTTTTATACCTATTATCAACGCACCGACATTAAAGATACGGCAAGTCGCCCGTTGCTGATTTCGTTTAATGGCGGCCCAGGTTCGGCGTCTGTTTGGATGCATGTTGCATACACGGGACCAAAAGTATTAAACGTCGATGACGAAGGCTACCCACTGCAACCTTATGGCGTTAAGACTAATCCTTACTCGGTATTAGATGTGGCTGACATTGTATTTGTTAATCCAGTGAATACTGGCTACTCCCGTGTTTTGCCAAACAAAGAAGGCAAAATGCCTTCAAAAGCAGAGCAAAAATCGATGTTTTTTGGTGTGAATGCTGATATTGAATACTTAGCCGATTGGGTTAATACCTTCGTTACTCGATATAACCGCTGGCGCTCTCCTAAATATTTAATTGGTGAAAGCTATGGGACCACTCGTGTATCTGGACTCGCGTTAGAGTTACAAGGTCGTCAATGGATGTATTTGAACGGCGTTGTGTTAGTTTCACCAACGGATATTGGTATTGAACGAAAAGGCCCAGTAAAAGCAGCCAATCGCTTACCGTATTTTGCAGCTGCTGCCTGGCACCACAAAGCATTGTCGAGCGAGCTTCAAGATTTAGATTTAGATGAGTTACTCCCTCAAGTAGAGCGTTTTACTCTTGAAACTTACCTGCCTGCGTTAGCCAAAGGCGGCTTTATTTCTGAGCAAGAAAAACAAGCGGTCGCAGAGCAAGTCTCAAAGTATTCTGGTTTGTCCGTTCAAGAAGTGATTCGAAATAACTTAGATGTATCGACTTCGTACTTTTGGAAAGAATTGTTACGAGAACGTGGTCAAACGGTTGGTCGTCTTGATTCTCGATATTTAGGCATAGATGAAAAGGACACTGGCAGTCGTCCTGATTATTACGCCGAGCTCACCTCTTGGTTACACAGCTTTACCCCTGCGATTAATTACTACTTGAGAGAAGAATTGGGATACGTTACAGACGTTAAGTACAATATGTTTGGTAATGTGCATCCATGGGATCGCAGTAACAATAATACGGGTAAAAATTTGCGATTGGCGATGGCCCAAAATCCATACCTTAACGTCATGGTACAAGCGGGCTACTACGATGGCGCAACAAATTACTTTGATGCTAAGTACACTATGTGGCACCTAGATCAAAGTGGTAAAATGAAGGATCGTCTTTCTTTTAAAGGCTATCGAAGTGGCCATATGATGTACTTGCGTTACGAAGATCTTAGACAGTCAAACGAAGACCTGCGTCAGTTTATTTTAAACACAATTCCATCAACTACGATGCCAGCAAAGTATTGA
- the gshA gene encoding glutamate--cysteine ligase has protein sequence MTTLQQRLDELSSAEYTAAVKEIRRGIERETLRVSPEGKISQREHPKLLGAALTHPYITTDYSEALLELITPPSNNIEETFGQLQDIHHFVSKNIGDEVLWPMSMPCFIKHQDEIPIAYYGESNIGKMKRTYRKGLKNRYGSMMQAIAGIHYNFSLPGEFWELYQKTQGDTSDLNTFQSEQYMRMVRNVKRYVWIITYLFGASPAMCRSFLEGEDDVLPFESLGKGTVYLPHATSLRMSDLGYTNSAQSSLNVEYGTLQNYITKLRRAIRTKSEEYKAIGIKVGQDYQQLNDNILQIENELYAPVRPKQVTRSGEKPTDALERRGIMYVELRALDVNPFSAYGISKEQMRVLDLFMLFCLFNERDELDSVQQDEADENIDRIVLNGRAEQLTLKLDGTDKDRNEWVHEILDEMAAIAKWLDNHYGGIHYSIALDRVKPAADDPNKTLSGMLLNELLNANKDNGRYGLELANGYKTQALAHQPNHFKPSFLVEEGQKSIAKQQQIEASDTLSFDEFLENYFKY, from the coding sequence TTGACTACATTACAACAACGTCTGGACGAACTTTCCTCCGCTGAGTACACCGCTGCCGTTAAAGAGATCCGTCGTGGGATCGAGCGAGAAACCTTAAGAGTTTCTCCCGAAGGTAAAATTTCTCAACGAGAACACCCTAAGTTATTGGGCGCTGCGTTAACGCACCCATACATTACAACGGACTACTCAGAAGCGTTGTTGGAATTGATCACGCCTCCTTCAAACAATATTGAGGAAACATTTGGTCAGCTTCAAGATATTCATCATTTTGTCAGTAAAAACATTGGCGATGAGGTTTTGTGGCCAATGAGTATGCCTTGTTTTATCAAGCATCAAGATGAAATTCCGATTGCCTATTACGGTGAGTCGAATATTGGCAAAATGAAGCGCACTTACCGAAAAGGCTTAAAAAACCGATACGGCTCGATGATGCAAGCGATCGCGGGCATTCATTACAACTTTTCATTACCTGGTGAATTTTGGGAGCTTTATCAAAAGACCCAAGGAGACACCTCAGATCTAAACACGTTCCAATCCGAGCAATACATGAGAATGGTTCGTAACGTGAAGCGTTACGTGTGGATCATTACTTATTTGTTTGGTGCTTCCCCGGCTATGTGTCGTTCGTTCCTAGAAGGTGAGGACGATGTGCTGCCTTTTGAATCGCTTGGCAAAGGCACGGTTTATTTACCTCATGCTACGTCGTTGCGAATGAGTGACTTGGGATACACGAATTCTGCGCAATCTTCGTTGAATGTTGAATACGGTACGTTACAAAACTACATCACTAAGCTCAGAAGGGCCATTCGTACCAAGTCTGAAGAATATAAGGCAATCGGTATTAAAGTTGGCCAAGATTACCAACAGCTTAACGACAATATCTTACAGATTGAAAATGAGCTTTATGCACCAGTGCGTCCTAAGCAGGTAACTCGCTCAGGTGAAAAGCCAACTGATGCATTAGAGCGCCGCGGGATAATGTACGTAGAGCTTAGGGCGTTGGATGTTAACCCGTTTTCTGCTTACGGTATTTCAAAAGAACAAATGCGAGTTTTGGACTTGTTTATGTTGTTCTGTTTGTTCAACGAACGCGATGAATTAGACTCTGTTCAGCAAGATGAAGCAGATGAAAACATTGACCGCATTGTGTTAAATGGTAGAGCAGAGCAGCTGACTCTCAAATTAGACGGCACGGACAAAGATCGCAACGAGTGGGTTCATGAAATCCTCGATGAAATGGCGGCTATCGCAAAATGGCTAGACAACCATTACGGTGGCATACATTACAGTATTGCGCTTGACCGAGTTAAGCCAGCTGCGGATGACCCTAACAAAACCCTGTCGGGAATGTTGCTCAATGAATTACTCAACGCCAATAAAGACAATGGTCGATATGGACTTGAGTTAGCTAATGGCTACAAGACGCAAGCCTTGGCTCATCAGCCAAATCACTTTAAACCGTCGTTTTTGGTTGAAGAAGGACAAAAGTCAATTGCCAAACAACAGCAAATTGAAGCAAGTGATACATTGAGCTTTGATGAGTTTTTGGAAAACTACTTTAAGTACTAA